DNA from Sphingomonas sp. R1:
AGGGGAAGCCGGCGCCGTCGCTCCAGAAGTCGAACTTGTTCTTGCCGTCGCGATCATGGGTGAACAGCACTGCATAGTCGCCGGGGGCCGGCACGCGAATGCAGATCACCACCGCGCCCGAAGGCGGGGTGTTCGCCCAGATGCGGCGGAAGGTCTTGCCCTCCTTAACCAGATCGCGATCGTCCTTGAGGAAATCCTCCTCCGTCGCGGGATAGAGTTCCAGCTTCAGACGGCCGCTACGGTCCTTGAGACCCGAAATCTCGGCCTGGATCGCCGGACCGCGACCGCTGGTGCAGGCGCCGGCATCCTCGCCCAGCACCTGGGCCGACGCGCCGGTACCAGCCAGCGCGGCGAGCAGCGTCGCGGTCAGAAGGGCGATGCGCTTCATGCGTCTTTCCTCGTGAGCAATGCGTGCAGACCGAAGCCTGCGATCAGGATCAGGTGCGCGACCAGCGACAGCCCGGCGATGAGTGCCATCAGTTCCGACAACGCCTCGCCCTGGCCGATCACCATGATAGCGAAGCTGGCGAACAGCAGTTCCTTGTTGGGAACCAGCGGCAGGCGCCAAGCAAGCAGCCGGCCTGCCGACAGCAGCAGCCAGATGCCGATCGAGACCTGCGGCATCGCGAAATGCCAGGCGAAGGCAATCAGCACCGAGCTGGAAACGATGCGAATGCAGTGAATGCCGAACACCCACCAGAGCTGCCCGCGCGGCAGCGAGAATACCCGCTTGGAGAAGATCAGGAACGGCAGCGACATCGCGAAGATCACCGCGATCGAGCCCATCAGCGTGTTGAACTCGGCCGGTTTCAGCAGGTCGATGCCGAAGGGCAGCGCCATCGCCACCACCGCCAGGGTCATCGCGTTGCCGGCGATGGCGGACAGGATCGTCACGTCCTTCACCGCACCGAAGGGTGCGGCGACCATCTGGGTACGCTGCCGCGCCCAGGCGTAGAAATAGGCCTCGCCCGAATAGCCGAGCAGCACTTCGTTCGCGATGCGCTTCTTGTGGAGGGCGATCATCCCGTCGATCGGGATCCGCCACAGCTTGCGGAAAATGACGTAATCGAACGTCGGCGAGCCCAGATAATAGAGCACGAAGACAAGGTAGAAGAGCGGGTTGGTGGGCAGCGCCCGCGCCAGACCGGTCAGGCCGCCGCCGAACAGCTCGCGGGCCAGCCCCGCCACCATCAGCAGCGTCAGACCCGCCCCCAGCCACATCGGCCAGCGGCGCTTGATCTTCTCCACGGGCTCCAGGCCCGCCAAATCCGGTGCAGCCGGAATCGCGGCTTCGACCACGCGCGTGTTCACCGAAGCCTCCCGGGCCTGCCTGTTCGTACCATTCAAAAGCGCCACCGACACGACCGAAACATTTTCACTTAACCCGCGTTTCGGCGTCTCTCCGGAAATCCGGCGCGTCGCGCGATGTTGGGACGTTTCCCAACACATTGCGGTTTATTCCGGCAGCGATTTGGGCTTTAGAAAGGCAATCTGCAAGTAGATGCTGTACCGCTCCCCCCCTTCCGTGCCGCTGCATGTCATGGCTTTCGCAGAGACGCTGCAGGGCGGCGGCGTCGAGCGCGCCTTGCTGCGGATGTCGGGTGGATGGCTGGCCAGGGGCCACCGGGTGACGCTGGTGCTGGGCGCCTGCGAGGGACCATTGGCCGCCGAACTGCCCCCGGGCATCGAGGTGATCGAACTGGGCAGCCCGCACTACCCGATTCTGATGCGACTGCCCGGGGTGGTGCGCAGGCTCGATCCGGACGTGCTGTTCTGCCCCGGCAACTATTACACCGCCGCCGCGGCGATTATCCGCATGCAGCTCGGCCGACGCACCCCGCCGATCATCGCCAAGGTGTCCAATGCGCTGGTGCGCCCCGAGATGTGGCGGTTCGTGGCCTGGGGCTATCGGCGCTGGCTACGCTGGCACCCCGCCTTTCTCGACCATATCGTGGCGATGACGCCGGCGATGGCGCGCGAGGCGATTGACGAGATGCAGATGCCGCCCGATCGAGTGAGCGTGATCGCCAATCCGCCCGCCGAGCGCATCGCGGACGCAACGCCCCTGGCACTGCCAAAGGGCCGTTACATTGTCGGCGTCGGCCGGCTGGAGCCGCAGAAGCGCTGGGACCGGCTGATCGCGGCGCTTCCCCGCCTCGCCGATCCCGACATTCACCTGCTGCTGCTCGGCGAAGGCAGCGCCCGTGCCGGTCTCGAGGCGCAGGTCGCGCGCCTGGGTCTTGGCGACCGGGTGACGATGCCCGGCCATGCCAGCGATCCCCTGCCCGCACTGAAGCATGCGACGGTGGCCGCGCTGACGTCGGACTTCGAAGGCGTGCCCGGCGTGATCCGCGAAGCGCTGTCGCAGGGCACGCCCGTTGTCGCCACAGAGGCGAGCGTCGCGGTACGCGAGCTGATCGACTCGCCGATGCTCGGTACCGTGGTAGCGCGCGAGGACGGCGAGGGGCTGGTGGCCGCGCTTGACCACTGGCTGGAGCCCGGCCGGACCCGCCCCGCGCCGCGAGAAGATCATGGCGACCCGGTCGGGGACTATCTCGCGCTGTTCAGCCGGCTCGCCCGTCAGCGCATCGCGTAGCGCAGGCCGATCCACAATGTGCGCGGCGTCGCGCGTTCGATCACATTCCCCCCGCTAATCCCCGCCTGCACCTCGGCATCGAACAGGTTTTCCGCCCGCGCCTCGGCCCGCAGCGCCCGGGTCAGCGGCACGCCCAGCGTCGCATCCACCGTCCAGGCGGGGTCGAGATTTGCGCTGTTCTGGTCATCCTCGAATCGCGCACCGGCATAGCGCGCCGTAACCGAGGCGTTGGCCAGCGCCGCCCGCCAGGCAAGCGTCGCCGATCCCTGGAAGCGCGGCGTCTGCGCAGGACGCAGACCGTTCAGGGCCGCGGCGGCACCCGAACTCTGCACGCGCGCGTCGGCATAGGCCCAGGAGCCGGCGAGGCTCCACACCCCCATCGTCCACTGGCCGTCCAGCTCGATACCCTTGGCTTCCACCGCGTCGAGATTTTGCCGCTGGCGATAGGCGCCGGCCGCCGACACGAAGCCAACGCCGGGGAACGTCCCCGGGCCGCGCGCCAATGTGACATTGGCGATCGCGCCGTCGAGCCGGTTCCAATAGCCTGTCGCGCGGATCACCAGCGCCGGCAGCGGCCGAAGGTCGACGCCGAGTTCCCCGCCCCACAGCCGCTCGGGATCGAGCGCGGCGTTCGCCGCGGTCGCATCGGCACCGGCGCGGAACGGGCGGTAGAGTTCGTTGAGCGTGGGCAGTCGCCAGCCGCGGTACCCCGCCGCGCGCAGGGTCACGGCTCCCATAGCATAGGCCGCGCCCAACCGACCGGTCGGCTCCCAGCCATGGCGGTTGGCGAAGCGTGCGTCGGTGAGCACGGGGCCCGCGGCCAGCGGCGCTTCGAAGAGGCTGCCCTGATAGATCGTCCAATGGTCGAGCCGACCACCGGCATCGAGTGTCCAGCCGCCGCCGCTATAGCTCGCATTCGCGAAGCCGCCGGTGGTTAGGCTAGCCCCGCCGGCGATACGGCGCCGCGTGGGGCTGGTGCCGACAAAGGTGTAGAGCTCACGGGTCTCCCCCGAGACGCGGCGGAGGTCGCCGCCCAGCCGCAGCGTGACCCCGCCGCCCACCGGCGGGGCGACCTCGATCCGGCCGCCGATGCCGGTGGCGGGCACATGCTGCTGCACGACGGGACTCACCGTATCCCGCGCGGCCGAGATGCTGGCGAAGCCGCTATCGAACTGGCGCACCTGCAGATAGGCGAGCGCCGACCAGCCCCACTCGCCCTTCTGCCCGTTGCCGCGTCGGACCAGCCGCACGCTGGCATCTGCGCCCTTGCTGAGCACATCGGTAAAGGCGGTGCCGCGGGTTCGCTGGTCGGTGAAGCCGGATAGATTGGTCTGAAGCTCGGTGCCGCCGCCCAGATCGGTCACCCCGCGCACCGCAAGGCTGGCCTGTTCATAGGGCGCCGCGCGATCGACGCGGCCAGGACGCACGATCGGCACGAACCCGTCGCTGCGGCCATATTGCCCGGCGACCGTCAGGAAGCCCCGGCTCACCGGCATGGCGGCCACGCCGCTCGCATCGATGCTGTCGCGGCTGCCGTAGAAGACACCGAGGTTCAGCGTGCCGAGTTCCGCGGGGCTACCGCTTTCCAGCTCCACGGTGCCCGCCAGCGCGCCTGGCCCCGCAAAGCCGCTGCCGCCGCCGCGCGTCACCCGGACGTTGGCGAGCCGCCCGGGCATATAGGCCGGGAACGGCACCCAGCCACCGAACGGATCCGTCTGCGGCACGCCGTCCAGCAGCAACAGCGCGCGGCTCGAGGCATTGCCGCCCAGCCCGCGGAGCGTAATGCCCTGGCTGGTCGGATGTGCCGAACTGGAAGTCGACCGGCGGAATTGCGCCAGCCCGGCGACATCGGCCAGCACATCCTCGATGCGGTTGCTCGCGGTATCGGCGAGGCGTGCCCGATCGATCGTCACCACGTCATAGGCGGCGTCGCCCGGCGGGAGGTCCAGCCCGCGACCGGTGACAACGATCTCCGCCGGCTGGCTGTCCTGCGCCCATGCAGGCGCAGCCACGCACAGCGCCGCGACGGCGCAACCCAGTCGCTCAAGCACCCGGCGCGACTCGATCCGGATGCGCGGCAGCGACGGGGGGAAGCGCGAGCGCTGCCGCTTCGGCGCGCAACAGCAGGGGGTAGGCGTCCAGCGGCACGGCGAAGCGCCGGGCGTTGAACAATTGCGGGACCAGGAAGCAGTCGGAAATGTCGGGTGCGGCACCGCCGAGGAACGGCCCGTCGTGCCGCAGGTTGCGCGCGAGCGCCTCCAACGCGGAAAATCCCTCGGCCATCCAGTGCGCCGTCCAGGCGGAGCGCGCGTCTGCCGCCGCCTCCAGCTGCTGTTCCAGATATCGCATTACGCGCAGATTGTTGATCGGATGGACGTCCATGCCGATCACCATCGCCCGTGCGAGTGCATCCGCGCGCGCGATCGGCTCGGCGGGGATCAGCCGCGGATCGGGATAGCGCGCGTCGAGCCAGTCGAGGATCGCGAGGCTCTGGGTGAACACATGGCCCTCCGCCTCCAGCGCGGGCACCAGCCCCTGCGGATTGCGCAGGAGATGGGCGGGTCCGCGCTGGGCGTTCTCGAGCAGGGGCACTTCCTGCCGCACATAGGCCACGCCCTTGAGGTTGAGTGCTATCCGCACCCGATACCCCGCCGAGGAGCGGAAATAATCGTGCAGCACGAGCATCGGCTCAGTCCTTGTCGCTGTCGTCGTCGCCTTTGGGCTTCTTGCCGTTCAGCCGTGCATTGCTCTCCAGCGCCACCTTGATCATCGCCACCATCGGATCGGCAAGCGCAAGGCCCAGCACGCCGAACAGCGAGCCGGCGAGCACCTGCGACGAGAGGGTCAGCGCCGGCGGCAGATCCACCGTGCGCTTGGCGACCATCGGAATGACCACATAGCCGTCGAAATTCTGCACGGCGAAATAGATGACCACCGCCCAGATGCCGGTTTCCTGCCCCGCGCTGAACCCGACCGCCGCCATCAGCACGCCAGAGATGATCGCGCCCACATTCGGGATGAACGCCAGTACGCCGGTGATGATGCCGAGCAGCAGTGCCATCGGCACACCGGCGACACTCAGCAGGATCCACGTCAGCACGCCTTCGAACGCCATGCCCAGCAGGCGCCCGGCGAGCAGCCGCCGCATGGTCGTCGCCATGCCGCCCAGCATATGCGCGAAGGCGTGGCGCTGATCGAGCGGCACCATCCATTGCAGCCCGCGCTCGTAGATGCGCGGCTCCAGCGCGACGAACAGGCCGAGGATCAGGATCATGATCATGCTGGTAACCGCGCCGATCGCCGTCCCGACGGCGGTGGTGAGCTTGCCCACCGAACCCAGCGCCTCGCGCAGCATGCCGTTGATGTCGGACCGCCCCGGCATGAGCCCCATGTCGGACGCCCAGCGCGCGACCCGGTTGGCCTGCGTCTCGAGTGTCGTTCGCAGCTGTTCCGCCTGGTCGGCGATCTGCATGCCGGTGCGGTAGAAGACGAGCCCGAAAAAGGTGAAAACCAGGATCAGCACCAACGCGATCCGCAAACCGCGCGGAATCGGCAGCACCTTACCCAGCAGGCGCGCGCCGCCGTCCAGCATCGAGGCGAATACGAGGCCGCCAAAGATGATCAGCAGCGGCTGGATCAACAGCACGACCAGCGCAATGGCGACCGCCATCCCCAGCCATACGGCGGCTTTCTTGAATTCAGCGCGGGTGGCGGGATCGCGAAATTCGTTCGGGCCGGGCTCGCGCACGACGCGCACGTGCGCGGATTCCAGCGGATCGTTGCTCATTTTTCCTCATGGGCTGGGTGCAGCGAAATGCCGAACCGGTCGCCGCGGAAACCCGTGAACCAGGTCAGCGGGTTCCAGGTGGATGAGCCATCGCGCGAAAAAGTGATGAACTCCGCGCGACCGCCGATGTTTTCCCACGGCACGGGACCGCCCAAGCCGTTCTGTTCCAAGCTGAAACGGCTGTCGGCACTGTTGTCGCGATTGTCGCCCATCAGGAACACGTGATTCTGGGGAATCACCACGGGGGGGAAATTGTCCCCGGCCGAATCGCCCAGATCCGCTACCTCGTAGCTGGCGCCGTTCGGCAGCGTCTCGCGGAACAGCGTCAGGCTGCAATAGGCCGTGCCCTGATGCACGACGCGGCGCCCGTCATAGAAGATCGACCCGCCCCGCTCCGGATCCGGATCGCAGCGGGTATTCCCGTCGATCGGCACCAGCCGCTCGCCGAGCGGCTCGCGCGATACCGCCTTGCCGTTGAGCCATACGACGCCATCGCGCACCGCCAGCGTGTCGCCCGGCAGCCCGATCACGCGCTTGATATAGTCGGTGCTGTGTCCGGGCGGGGTCACGATGACGATGTCACCGCGCGCCGGTAGCTGGCCGAGGATGCGGCCGGGGATCGGCGGAAGCAGGTGGAAGGTCGGCGTGACGAAGGAATAGCCGTAGGGATATTTGCTGACGATCAGCTGGTCGCCCACGCGGAGCGTCGGCAGCATCGATTCCGAGGGGATGTAGAAGGGCTTGGCGATCAGGCTGTGGAAGGCGAGCACGCCCAGCACCAGCCACAGGATCCCCCGCACCTCGGCCCACCAGTCGGTGCCCTGCCGGATCGCACTCTGGCGTCGCTCGCTCTGCTTGCTGCTCAACGCCAGATCGTCCAACCCCATTACGCGTCCTTCTCCACCGGCAGCGCCTCGATCATCACCATCGCGAACGCCCAGGGGTCGTCGTCGGTGAGGGTGAGGTGCACGTTGGCCACGTGTCCCGGCGGCGTCATGGCGTCAAGCCTTGCCTTGGCACCCCCGGTCAACGCCAGCGTCGGCGCGCCCGAGGGCGCGTTGACCACGCCGATGTCCTTCATGAACACGCCTCGGCTGAACCCGGTTCCTACCGCCTTGGAAAATGCTTCCTTAGCGGCGAAGCGCTTGGCGAGCGTGGGGGCGTAATTGTGCGGGCGTTTGGCCGCCTTGGCGAGTTCGACCTCGGTGAACACGCGCTGCTCGAAACGCTGGCCGAAGCGATCGATCGACTTCCGGATCCGCTCGATATTGCAAAGGTCGGAGCCCAGCCCGAGGATCATGCGGTCACCGCGCAGAGTCCATC
Protein-coding regions in this window:
- a CDS encoding DUF2141 domain-containing protein, whose amino-acid sequence is MKRIALLTATLLAALAGTGASAQVLGEDAGACTSGRGPAIQAEISGLKDRSGRLKLELYPATEEDFLKDDRDLVKEGKTFRRIWANTPPSGAVVICIRVPAPGDYAVLFTHDRDGKNKFDFWSDGAGFPSNQRLGRSRPKLRQAMVHVGNGVTTVNIRAQYLRGLGGFAPLN
- a CDS encoding glycosyltransferase yields the protein MAFAETLQGGGVERALLRMSGGWLARGHRVTLVLGACEGPLAAELPPGIEVIELGSPHYPILMRLPGVVRRLDPDVLFCPGNYYTAAAAIIRMQLGRRTPPIIAKVSNALVRPEMWRFVAWGYRRWLRWHPAFLDHIVAMTPAMAREAIDEMQMPPDRVSVIANPPAERIADATPLALPKGRYIVGVGRLEPQKRWDRLIAALPRLADPDIHLLLLGEGSARAGLEAQVARLGLGDRVTMPGHASDPLPALKHATVAALTSDFEGVPGVIREALSQGTPVVATEASVAVRELIDSPMLGTVVAREDGEGLVAALDHWLEPGRTRPAPREDHGDPVGDYLALFSRLARQRIA
- a CDS encoding TonB-dependent receptor, with the protein product MLERLGCAVAALCVAAPAWAQDSQPAEIVVTGRGLDLPPGDAAYDVVTIDRARLADTASNRIEDVLADVAGLAQFRRSTSSSAHPTSQGITLRGLGGNASSRALLLLDGVPQTDPFGGWVPFPAYMPGRLANVRVTRGGGSGFAGPGALAGTVELESGSPAELGTLNLGVFYGSRDSIDASGVAAMPVSRGFLTVAGQYGRSDGFVPIVRPGRVDRAAPYEQASLAVRGVTDLGGGTELQTNLSGFTDQRTRGTAFTDVLSKGADASVRLVRRGNGQKGEWGWSALAYLQVRQFDSGFASISAARDTVSPVVQQHVPATGIGGRIEVAPPVGGGVTLRLGGDLRRVSGETRELYTFVGTSPTRRRIAGGASLTTGGFANASYSGGGWTLDAGGRLDHWTIYQGSLFEAPLAAGPVLTDARFANRHGWEPTGRLGAAYAMGAVTLRAAGYRGWRLPTLNELYRPFRAGADATAANAALDPERLWGGELGVDLRPLPALVIRATGYWNRLDGAIANVTLARGPGTFPGVGFVSAAGAYRQRQNLDAVEAKGIELDGQWTMGVWSLAGSWAYADARVQSSGAAAALNGLRPAQTPRFQGSATLAWRAALANASVTARYAGARFEDDQNSANLDPAWTVDATLGVPLTRALRAEARAENLFDAEVQAGISGGNVIERATPRTLWIGLRYAMR
- the maiA gene encoding maleylacetoacetate isomerase; this translates as MLVLHDYFRSSAGYRVRIALNLKGVAYVRQEVPLLENAQRGPAHLLRNPQGLVPALEAEGHVFTQSLAILDWLDARYPDPRLIPAEPIARADALARAMVIGMDVHPINNLRVMRYLEQQLEAAADARSAWTAHWMAEGFSALEALARNLRHDGPFLGGAAPDISDCFLVPQLFNARRFAVPLDAYPLLLRAEAAALALPPVAAAHPDRVAPGA
- a CDS encoding AI-2E family transporter gives rise to the protein MSNDPLESAHVRVVREPGPNEFRDPATRAEFKKAAVWLGMAVAIALVVLLIQPLLIIFGGLVFASMLDGGARLLGKVLPIPRGLRIALVLILVFTFFGLVFYRTGMQIADQAEQLRTTLETQANRVARWASDMGLMPGRSDINGMLREALGSVGKLTTAVGTAIGAVTSMIMILILGLFVALEPRIYERGLQWMVPLDQRHAFAHMLGGMATTMRRLLAGRLLGMAFEGVLTWILLSVAGVPMALLLGIITGVLAFIPNVGAIISGVLMAAVGFSAGQETGIWAVVIYFAVQNFDGYVVIPMVAKRTVDLPPALTLSSQVLAGSLFGVLGLALADPMVAMIKVALESNARLNGKKPKGDDDSDKD
- the lepB gene encoding signal peptidase I, with protein sequence MGLDDLALSSKQSERRQSAIRQGTDWWAEVRGILWLVLGVLAFHSLIAKPFYIPSESMLPTLRVGDQLIVSKYPYGYSFVTPTFHLLPPIPGRILGQLPARGDIVIVTPPGHSTDYIKRVIGLPGDTLAVRDGVVWLNGKAVSREPLGERLVPIDGNTRCDPDPERGGSIFYDGRRVVHQGTAYCSLTLFRETLPNGASYEVADLGDSAGDNFPPVVIPQNHVFLMGDNRDNSADSRFSLEQNGLGGPVPWENIGGRAEFITFSRDGSSTWNPLTWFTGFRGDRFGISLHPAHEEK
- the acpS gene encoding holo-ACP synthase: MILGLGSDLCNIERIRKSIDRFGQRFEQRVFTEVELAKAAKRPHNYAPTLAKRFAAKEAFSKAVGTGFSRGVFMKDIGVVNAPSGAPTLALTGGAKARLDAMTPPGHVANVHLTLTDDDPWAFAMVMIEALPVEKDA